ATCGGCCGGGCCGCCCTCCGCAACCTCCAGGCCGGCCGCATCGTGGAGGGCGGTTCGTCCATCACCCAGCAGCTGGCCCGGACCCTCTACGACCTGTCCCTCGAGCGCACCTTCGACCGCAAGTTTCGCGAGGCGCTGCTGACCGTCAAGCTGGAGACGCGGTACAGCAAGGACGAGATCCTGACGATGTACCTCAACCAGGTCTACTTCGGGCGAGGGGCCTACGGGGCCAAGGTGGCGGCCCAGGAGTACTTCGGCAAGCCGCTGCCGCACCTCACCCTGGCGGAGTCGGCGACGCTGGCCGCGTTCATCCGGGGGCCGGAGCTCTACTGGCGCCAGCCGGACCGGGCCAAGGCGCGGCGCGACTGGGTCCTTTCCCGCATGGCGGAGCTGGGCATGATATCGCCCGCCGAGGCGCGCCGGGCGCAGGCGGAGCCGCTGGTGCTGCGACCGCCCGACGAGGGCGAGGTCCGCGCGCCCTACTTCGTGGACTACGTGCGGGACCGCCTCGCGGCCACGGCACCCGAGGTGGCCGCGCGGCTGTACACGGGCGGCTTTCGCATCTACACCACCTTGGACCTGGACATGCAGACGGCGGCCGAGGCGGCCGTGGCCCGGCTGGACCAGGTGGTGGCGCCGCTGGGAGAGCACCAGGGGGTTCCCCAGCCGCAGGTCGCCCTGGTGGCCTTGGACCCCGCCTCGGGCGGGATCCGGGCCATGGTCGGGGGACGCGACTTCGCGACCACGCCCCTGAACCGGGCGGTGCACGCCCGACGGCAGCCGGGCTCCGCCTTCAAGCCGTTCCTCTACACGGCCGTCCTGGCGTCGGGGGAGCCGATCACGACGCCGGTGGCCTGCCGGGTGCGCCAGTACCCGGGCGGCGCGGGCGGCGAGCCCTACACCCCCCGCGACTACGGGGACCCGGGGTACCACGACGCCTTTCTCGACATCCGCAGGGCGGTGGCCGTCTCCGACAACGTGGTGGCGGTGGAGTGGATGGACCGGGTGAAGCCGCGCCGCGTGGCGGCCCTGGCCCGGCGGATGGGGATCACCTCCCCGCTGACCACCCAGCACCTGACCCTGGCCCTGGGCGAGTCCGCGGTCACGCCCCTGGAACTGGCGCGGGCCTACGCGACCCTGGCCAACCTGGGCCTGCGGGTGGAGCCCTTCGCCATCCTCCGGATCGAGGACCGCGACGGGCACGTGCTCTTCCGCCGGGAGCCGCGGGCGGAGCGGGTGATCGCCCCCGAGGTCGCCTGGCTCGTGACCGACGTGCTCAAGAGCGTCTTCGATCCCGCCTACGACGGCACCGCGCGGGCCCTGGGCATCGGGCGCCCGGCGGCGGGCAAGACGGGCACCACCGACGACTCCCGCGACGTCTGGTTCGTCGGCTACACCCCGGACCTGGTGGCCGCCGTCTGGATCGGCAGCGACGACTTCGCGCAGCGCGTCCTGCTGCCCGGCGGGGCGGGCGCCACCGGGTCCAGCACCGCCGGCCGCATCTGGCAGGCGTTCATGCGGGCGGCGCTGGACGGGCTGCCCGCCCGCGACTGGCCCCGCCCCGAAGGCGTGGTGCGGGCCAGCGCCTGCACCTTGACGGGATCCCTGGACGCCCCTCGCTTCCAGTGGCGGGAGGAGTGGTTCCTGGCGGGTCACGTCCCGGCCCCCAACTGCCTCGCCCTCCTCCAGGACCCCCACGTGCGCGAGGATCTGGCGGCCGCTCGCGAGGCGCCCCGCGGCCTGATCCCCCTGCCGCTGCCGTCCCTGCCCGACGACCCCGGCCGGCCGCCGGACGGCGCCAGGCCGGACGGCGGCCCCGCACCGCCTGGCCCCGCCACCGACGGAGACCGGCAAGGGGGAGCGGCCGCTCCGGAAGGACCATCACGGCCGGCGCCCGGGGCCGGCCCTCCCGACACCGGCGGCGACGAGGGCGGCCTCCCGGCGCCGGACGGAGAGCCCGACCCCAGCCCGCACCGACCGGCCGAGGGCGGCCCGGCTGCGACCCCACCGCCGGAGTCCGGCGGGCCGCCGGAGAGCGGCGGTGCCCCAGGGGCCCACCCCGATGACCGGGCCTCGGATGGATCGGGCGCCGGCGGCCATCGGGATGCCGGGACGCCCCCGCAGGAGGGGCCGTCCGTCCCACCGACGGCACCGGATCGTGGCACCTACGTCCCATAGGGCTCGATGGGTGTCCACCAGGTGTCCAGAGGGTTGTCAGGCGGGCGTTCCGTCGTCAGGCAGGCGTTCAGTAGTGGTACGGCTCCCCTCGCAGGATGCGGAAGGCGCGGTACAGCTGTTCGAGGAGGATCACCGGCACCATCTGGTGGGGAAAGGTGAGGTGGGAGAGGGACCAGCGCTCGCGCGCGCGCTCCAGCACCGTCGGCGCCAGCCCCAGGGGACCGCCGATCACGAAGACCAGCCGGCTGTCGCCACCCACCATGCGCCGGTCGAGCCACTCCGCCACGTCCTCCGAGGTCAAGGTCCGGCCCCGCCGGTCGAGGGCGACCACGTAGGCACCGGGCGCCAGGGCGTCCAGCAACCGCCGCGCCTCGACCTCCAGCACGCGGCTGACCTCGGCCGGGGTGAGGCGGGCCGGCACGGGTTCGCCGGGAACCCGCCGCTGGCTGACCCGCGCATAGCGCCCAAGGCGGCGGGCATACTCCTCCGCCGCCCGCCGCAGGGCGGGCTGGTCCAGCTCGCCCACCGCCAGCAGTTCGATGGAGACGGGCAACGGCGCTCACCCCCGCCCCCACGGTAACCCGTCGTCCGGACCGGGTGAACCCCCCACGGTTCACCGCTCGCGGGCGCCTGCAGCAACGACCCCACGCGTCACGCGGCAGGAAGGCCGCGGGCAAGGACCGCCCGGGGCGGATCCGGCGCCGCCACCAGGACGTCGCAGCCCACCGCGGGCCGTGGAGTGGCCGCGCACCGCCGGGGGCCGCGGGGCGTGCCCGCTCCGCTGCGATGATCTGCTGACGCGGCGCCACGCACTGGTCGCAGAGGGCTGCGCTCTCCCCCGCGACCATGTGCCGCACCTGATCCGCGCTCCTGCCGCAGAAGGAGCAAACCTGCATCCATCCTCCCCCTGCGCCGGATGCCCGCAGCGATAGGGTGCCACCCCGTGACACCGCCGACGGGCCCAGGGACTGCGCCCGTTGCTGCGCCACCGGCGGTGGGCTCCGGGATGGCCGTGATCCGGCTTGCTCGGGCTGTCGGCCGCGGCCTGCCGGTCAGCGGGTCAGTTCCGCCAGTTGCACGGTGACCCGACGGGCGCCGCCGTCCCCCGCCACCTCGAGGACCACGCGCTGGCCCCCCTGCTTGCCGTCGACGATCCGCAACAGGTCGACGGTGTCCTGCACCGGCTCGCCGTCGCAGGCGATCACCACCTGCCCGCGACGCAGGCCCGCGCGGGCGGCCGGGGAGCCGGGTTCCACCCGCCAGATCACGGCACCGCGCCCCTCCGCCAGGGCCGTGGCGAACTCGCTGGCCCGATCCGGGTCGGACCGGGCCAGCGCCGGCACCTGGACCACGTCGACCACGTGCACGCCCAGGGCCGCCCGACGCACGCGGCCGTGGCGGATCAGGTCGCTGGCGATGCGGCGGACGTCGTTGGCCGGGATGGCGAAGCCGAGGCCCTCGAAACGGTCCTGGCGCCCTCCGGCCCCGGCGATCTTGACCGTGTTGAGGCCGACCACCCGGCCGTGGGCATCCACCAGCGCACCGCCGCTGTTGCCGGGGTTGATGGCGGCATCGGTCTGGATCAGGCGGAAGATGCGCTCCCCGACCACGGGCACCGCCGTGGGGGGCGGCACCGGCTGGAACAGCTCTTCCCGCACCCCGCTGACGATCCCGAGGCTGACGGAGCGGAAGAGCCCGGCCGGACTACCGATGGCGGCCACCCACTGGCCCACGCGCACCTGGTCGGAGTCGGCGAAGGTCGCGGGCTTCAGCGGGCCGGTCGTGCCGGGGTCCACCCAGAGCACCGCCAGGTCCGAGAACGGGTAGTCTTCCGCCACCAGTCGGGCCGGGACGCGGCGGCCGTCGGGCAACAGCACCTCGATGCGGTCGGGGTGCCGGTGGTCCGCGCGCCGTCCCCCTTCGTCCCCCGACGGGCCGGTCCCGCGGGGGGGCGTCGGGTGCCCTCGCTGGCGGCCGGCGCCGGCGACGCCCGGCTCCGCGACGCGGGGCATGGCGACCACGTGGTGGTTGGTCACGATGAAGCCGCGGGCGTCGAACACCACCCCCGATCCCGTGGCGCGGGCCGCGACCACCGGCTTGCCCGTGATCGGGTCCGGCCGCAGGTAGGTGCTGATCACGCCCACCACGGAGGGGCCGGCGATGCGGTGGACGATCTCCGCGGGTGACGGGGTCGGCGACGCGGCCAGCCGCCAGGACCAAGGCCCGGGGAGGTCGGGCTTCAACCCGAGCACCAGCGCTGCACCGGCCAACCCGCCCACCGCGCCGGCCGCCACGGCCAGTACCCATCCGCGGGCCAGCCGGCGCGCGGCGCCGCGCAGGGCGTCCTGGAAGCCGTTCACGGACCTGCCTCCTCGCTCAGCGCCCGGATCCCCCGGGCAGCAGGCGGGCCGGATCGACCCCGTAGATGCGGGCGGCGGCCACGGCGAAGGGCTCCCCCGCGGCCAGCGCCTCGGCCAGGCGCGGCAGCGCACCGCCGCCGCCCCGCTCCGTCAGGCGATCGTAGAGGCAGAGGGCGGCCCCGTAGGCCTGGTCGGTCGGCAAGGAGGCGAAGGCCCCGTTCAGGTCGGACCACGCCACCCGCGGGCAGGTCCCGGCCCACCCAAAGGTGAAGCCGGTCACCGCGCGGTCGACCGCCTGGGCCAACCCTTCCGTGAACCAAGCGGGGTAGTTGCCCAACGTGTTCCAATCCAACAGCCAGTGCGCCAACTCATGGGGCACCGGGCCCAAGCGTGCGAAGGTGTCCCGGTTGGACGCCCACGTCCGGGGGTCGGCCACGTGGATCACGCCCGCCGCGTACAACCCGAGGGGCGGGTCCCGGGGGTCCCATCCGAAGGTACGCGCCAGTTCTTCCGGCGATGCGTGGACGACGAACACGACGGGCTGGGCCGGGATGGGCAAGCCCGTCATGCGGGCCACCCGTGGCAGGGACTCCAGCGCGTAGTCGCGCACCCACTCCGCACCCTGGCGGTGCCCGGTCCGGTAGACGACGCGGACGCGCCCGGCGTCGAGGCGCTCCCAACCCGGCCGCGGCCACTGGGCGACCACCCGGGCCGCGGTGAGCCGCCCGACCCAGGCCAGCTGCCCAGCCCGCACCACGGGCGAGGCCCCACCAGGCGCCACCCCGAGCGCAGTCAGCAGGAGCGCCAGGCACCCGAGCGCCGCCAGGCGGCGCCAGGAAGGCCACCGTGGCACCGTCGGCAACACGGGCCCCGACGTGGCATGGCGAGGGATCATCGTGGCTCCTCCTCCGGTTGCTCCCGGCTTCCTTTGTACAGCGGGACCGAAGCGGGCACCACGAAGGAAATGCCAAGCTCTCGTCAGAGCTTGCAGGGCGCGACGTCCCCTCGGCAGTGGCGTTTCTTCGGGGGTGGGACGAAGCCCGGTGGGGGAGGAGGAGCGGCCGGACGCCGCGCCGTGCCCCTGGGGCGATCCGCTTGGCCTGGTTCAACGGCATGCAGAACGGCCCGGCAGCACCGGGCCGTTCGTCCCATCGAGGATGCGCAGGGGATGCTCGGTGGCAGAGGCCGCCATCGTGGCGCCCGCGCCAGCGCGGATGGCCGCCTCAGGGGAGGAAGCCCAGGGGCGGGACGGCGCAGCCGGGACTGGTGCAGCGCCGGACCTCGAAGTGCAGGTGGGAACCGGTGCTTTGGCCGGTGCTCCCCACGTAGCCGATCACCTGCCCCTGGGCGACGGCGTCCCCCACGTCCACCGCGATGCGGCTCATGTGGGCGTAGAAGGTGTACAGACCGCTGTCGTGCCGGATCTGGACGGCGTAGCCGTACCCGCCGTCCCAGCCCGCACTGACCACCGTCCCGCCGTCGGCGGCGCGGACCGCCTGGCCTGTGGCGCCGTCGATGTCGATGCCGGTGTGCATCGCCCCCCACCGGGGACCGTAACCGGAGGTGATGCGCCCTCGCAGCGGCCAGATCAGCCGGCCGGTGCTGACACCCGCCACCGGCTTCGTCCCGATGACCAGGATGCGGTCCACCGGCTGGCGCGTCACCTGTTCCTCGACCTTGCGCTGCTCGACGATCCGGCTGTCCCGGCGTCGCAGGGCGTAGGTGATCTGCTTCTCGCCGTACTCGCCCTCCTGCTTGACCCGTTGCTTCCCCGCATCGAGGTTCGCGTCGTACTCGCGCCTTGTCGCGAAGGGAATCCGCTCCGTGACCGTGAGCACCTCTTCCGACTCGAAGCTGATCCAGGGCTCGGGCACGTTCAACCGCAGCTCCTGCCCCGGTTGGAGCCGCTGGGGATCCACGCCGGGGTTGGCGCCGAGGAGCTCCGCGACCGTCATCCCGTGGGCGGACGCGATGGTCCAGGGCGACTCGCCGGCGCGGACCACGTGGACCCGCTGCGCCTGCTTGCCGCCCATCAACTGGGCGAGGACGTCCACCGCGTCGCGCACCCGGTCGGCGGGCACGTCGTCCCGCTCCTCCAGGCGGATCGACTGCTGGATGGTGACGCGGCGGACATCAAGCCTCCCGCCCTCGACGCTGGCCTCCAGCCTCCGTGCGTACCGCGCCTTCAGCTCGTCGAGGACCGATTGGGCGGCCTCCTTGGACGGCAGCACCGCCACTTCCTGGCCGTCGACCACCAGCACGGTGGCGCGCGTCAGGAAGTCGCCCGCTGCCTGCAGCCGCTCCGCGAGCGCCTGGAGCGACAAGGTCTCGTATCGTTCATGGGTGATGATCTGTTCGAGCGCGGGTGGGTTGGCGAGGCGTACCGGGAAGCCGTACTCGCGGCTGGCGTTCCGCTCGGCGAGCGCGACGGCGTCGCCGACCGTCTCCTGGCCGGCCACGTAGCCCAGCGGCCTGCCGTCCATGACCACCCGATAGTAGGTGGATTGGGACTGGACGTAGACGGTGGTCCCAAATAGGTAGACAACGATGGCGGCAGGGACGAGCGCAGCCCACCATCGCCGGCTCCCCGGAGGCGCATGGGAGCCGATCCACGCGAGGACTCGCTTGTACACCGACGGATGCTCCCTCCCCGGAGAATGCGGAACCCGTCAGAGGGAATTCGCACCGGCGGGGCGTTTTCCTGCCGCCATCGCTCGCCGGGACGAACCGGCCTCGGGCCTCCCGGCGACGGCTCGAGGCGACAGGGCGGCCGGACATGCGCTTCGACGATCGGCGACCCGCCGCCGCCACGCTGCCGGTGGCTGCCGGCACGGACCGCGCGTCGCCGCAGCGGTGCGGGGCCATGCCGCCGGCGGGTTCGTGAACTCCTACAGCCCGGGCAGGCGCGGGCGACGAGGCCGATGGTCATCTCCCGCGCCCCACCGGGGCGGACGCGCCTCTACGACCACGTGCTGGCGAGGCCGCCCGACGAGGCATTGGATCGGATGGGACGTTGGGGCGCCGGCGGGTTGCGCCGGAAGAGCAAGCCGCCCTCCGCAGGGCGGGCGGAGCGGAGGGCGGCGACTTCGTGGGAATGCGTCAGAGGATAACGGATGGCGGACCAAAGGCGAGAGACCTTGAGCTGGTGGGGGGATTCGAACCCCCGGCCTGCGCATTACGAGTGCGCTGCTCTGCCTGCTGAGCTACACCAGCCCGCTGCTGCGACGGACCCGGCCTGCGCCGCCGAGCGCCGCGCCAACGGCCCCGTGGCCCCACGGTGGGCAGGCCGCGCCGCGGCGATGCGGCCTGCGCTGGCGCGCAGACCAAGCCCATTCTAGGCCCCGCCCGAAGGCGCCGTCAAGCCACCGGCGTCGGTGTCCGCAGCCACGGCGGGACGGGAGCCCTGCCCCAACTCGTCGGCGCTGGTGGCGGTCCCCGGTCCGCGCGGGGGGCCCGCCGCCCGACGGTATCGCCAGCGCAACGCGAGGAAGCCCACCAGGTCACCCAGCAGGCGACCGGCCACGTAGAGGGCGAGAGCGCCCCAGAGGGCGTACTGCAACAGGGATAGGGGATAGCCCCACAGCGGCACGCGCAAGCTGCGCCAGGACACCCATCCCGCCACCACGGGAAGGGCCAGCAGCGGGAGCAGCGCGGCCCATGCCCACGCATCCCGTCGCCGCCCCAGGCGCCAGAGCCCCGCGCGCAGGCCCACGAAGACGAGCCACGTGGTGGCCAGCAGCCACAGCACGTCGCGGCGGCGGGTCACCCAGCGGCCCCACATCCCGGCGGTGTCGACGGCGGCGACGTGGATCTGGGCCGGCGCCCGCGCCCAACGGCGTTCACCGGCCGGGCCGAGGGCAGCGCGCTCGGACTCGGCTCCGTCGTCGCCCAGCGGCGGGGAGGGTTCGGCGGCCGGGGGTGCGCCCGCCAGATCGGCCACATACCCCCTCGGGACCGCCACGTGGACGTCCACCGGACCGAAGCCGGCCCACGCCTCCGGGTGGAGGGGCACGATCAGCTGGTGCACCGGCGCGATGTAGCGGCTGCCGTCCCAGCCCAACGGCACCCGCGGGTAGTGGAGCTGCAGGTGGTGATCCCGCTCGGGTCGCAATACCACGTCGATGGCGAGGGCCTGGGGTGCGCCCGACGACGCCATCGCCTGGGGAACCGGATAGAAGCGCCCGGTCAGGGGATCCAGCCAGCGCACCATGTCCTGGCTCTCGGCGCTGGGCTCGTCCAGCACGTCCCCGGCGGACGCGGCGCCCGCGGCTGGGCCGGGACGGTGGGCGGGTTCGCCGCCCGCCCCGTCCGGGGTGGCCACGGCGTCCCCTGGGCGGTCGGGTGCCGCGTAGAGGTCGACGGGCCGCCCGTCCCACCGCACCGCGACGTCCGGGGTGGCGAGGACCCGCAGCGTCAGGTGCTGCGGCCGCGCCTGCCCCTCGGGGAGGCGCAGCGTGTACCGCGCGTCCAGCACCGCCGTCACGCGCGCCGGCATGAGGGCGAGGCGGGGGCGCTCGGCGTGCACCTCGACCGCCACCACCAGCCGCTGCACGGACACTGGGGCGTGGCCCGAGCCGGCGGTGGGCGCGGGGATCACGCCGCCGACCGGGATGGCCGCCATCGCCCGTGGAAGTCCCTGGGCGGCCCCCGGTGTCGGCCAGAGGACGCCGGCAGCGACCAGGCAGAGCACCACCACGACCCTCGCCACGGACCGTCCCTCTCCCGTCCGCCCTCCGGCGGCGGACCACCGGGTCGTCGTCGCCCAGCGTGGCGGCCCCAGGCTCCAGCGATCCGGCCGGTGCGACCCGATACGCCAGCGGACACCGCCGCCCTGGTGGTCCACGGCCCGCCCCCGCCCTGGCCGCTCCCGCGCCGGCGCGGAACCGGCCGCGCGCGGCTTCGGGCGATTCCCATGCGCTGCCGCGTTGCGGGTTACGCCGGCCTGCCGTCGGTCGCCCGGCCCGGCCTGGCGCGATCCCGGGCTGTGGGGCCCGCCGTCGCCCTCGCTTCGCCGGTTCCGGCCACAGGCCCCGTGGCCCCGCCGCGTTGGCGGGCCTTCGCCGCCGGCGGTCGCGGTTCCTGCCCCCCGCCGCCGACGGTCCCCTGCCCCGGGGGCTGGGGGCGCTCGATTTGGGCGCTCCCGGTTGATCCCGCCGGGGCCGCCACGGCGCGCCGCCCGGAAAAGCAGCGAGCCCGGGTTCCCGCCACCCGGGCTCGAAGGCGGTCGCATCGTGACCGAAACCAGCGCACCACGGCCAATTCAGCTGTCGTGGCGGAGGCGACGGGGATCGAACCCGCGATCTCCGGCGTGACAGGCCGGTGTGTTAACCACTACACCACGCCTCCAACCGTCGCGTTCCGGCGGGGCCGGACGCGCTGGTCATTCTAGCACCCGGCCGACGCGGGTGTCAACGGGGCCGCGGTACGAAGACCTCGCGCAGGCCCATGGTC
The sequence above is drawn from the Thermaerobacter sp. FW80 genome and encodes:
- a CDS encoding transglycosylase domain-containing protein is translated as MVRRGGSQNDGTNRPDGAHAAPGGAPAGRPGDDGPWAPPRGAEASGAPQGDWRPRRRRGGLRGMGRPSLARRVARWAALAVIALALMGAGVVAFAAVTPLPKPEVPQATLIYDVDGRVVASLYRQNRQLARPDEIPASLRQAVVAAEDARFYRHHGFDLVAIGRAALRNLQAGRIVEGGSSITQQLARTLYDLSLERTFDRKFREALLTVKLETRYSKDEILTMYLNQVYFGRGAYGAKVAAQEYFGKPLPHLTLAESATLAAFIRGPELYWRQPDRAKARRDWVLSRMAELGMISPAEARRAQAEPLVLRPPDEGEVRAPYFVDYVRDRLAATAPEVAARLYTGGFRIYTTLDLDMQTAAEAAVARLDQVVAPLGEHQGVPQPQVALVALDPASGGIRAMVGGRDFATTPLNRAVHARRQPGSAFKPFLYTAVLASGEPITTPVACRVRQYPGGAGGEPYTPRDYGDPGYHDAFLDIRRAVAVSDNVVAVEWMDRVKPRRVAALARRMGITSPLTTQHLTLALGESAVTPLELARAYATLANLGLRVEPFAILRIEDRDGHVLFRREPRAERVIAPEVAWLVTDVLKSVFDPAYDGTARALGIGRPAAGKTGTTDDSRDVWFVGYTPDLVAAVWIGSDDFAQRVLLPGGAGATGSSTAGRIWQAFMRAALDGLPARDWPRPEGVVRASACTLTGSLDAPRFQWREEWFLAGHVPAPNCLALLQDPHVREDLAAAREAPRGLIPLPLPSLPDDPGRPPDGARPDGGPAPPGPATDGDRQGGAAAPEGPSRPAPGAGPPDTGGDEGGLPAPDGEPDPSPHRPAEGGPAATPPPESGGPPESGGAPGAHPDDRASDGSGAGGHRDAGTPPQEGPSVPPTAPDRGTYVP
- a CDS encoding 23S rRNA (pseudouridine(1915)-N(3))-methyltransferase RlmH; its protein translation is MPVSIELLAVGELDQPALRRAAEEYARRLGRYARVSQRRVPGEPVPARLTPAEVSRVLEVEARRLLDALAPGAYVVALDRRGRTLTSEDVAEWLDRRMVGGDSRLVFVIGGPLGLAPTVLERARERWSLSHLTFPHQMVPVILLEQLYRAFRILRGEPYHY
- a CDS encoding S1C family serine protease, whose translation is MNGFQDALRGAARRLARGWVLAVAAGAVGGLAGAALVLGLKPDLPGPWSWRLAASPTPSPAEIVHRIAGPSVVGVISTYLRPDPITGKPVVAARATGSGVVFDARGFIVTNHHVVAMPRVAEPGVAGAGRQRGHPTPPRGTGPSGDEGGRRADHRHPDRIEVLLPDGRRVPARLVAEDYPFSDLAVLWVDPGTTGPLKPATFADSDQVRVGQWVAAIGSPAGLFRSVSLGIVSGVREELFQPVPPPTAVPVVGERIFRLIQTDAAINPGNSGGALVDAHGRVVGLNTVKIAGAGGRQDRFEGLGFAIPANDVRRIASDLIRHGRVRRAALGVHVVDVVQVPALARSDPDRASEFATALAEGRGAVIWRVEPGSPAARAGLRRGQVVIACDGEPVQDTVDLLRIVDGKQGGQRVVLEVAGDGGARRVTVQLAELTR
- a CDS encoding peptidoglycan DD-metalloendopeptidase family protein — encoded protein: MYKRVLAWIGSHAPPGSRRWWAALVPAAIVVYLFGTTVYVQSQSTYYRVVMDGRPLGYVAGQETVGDAVALAERNASREYGFPVRLANPPALEQIITHERYETLSLQALAERLQAAGDFLTRATVLVVDGQEVAVLPSKEAAQSVLDELKARYARRLEASVEGGRLDVRRVTIQQSIRLEERDDVPADRVRDAVDVLAQLMGGKQAQRVHVVRAGESPWTIASAHGMTVAELLGANPGVDPQRLQPGQELRLNVPEPWISFESEEVLTVTERIPFATRREYDANLDAGKQRVKQEGEYGEKQITYALRRRDSRIVEQRKVEEQVTRQPVDRILVIGTKPVAGVSTGRLIWPLRGRITSGYGPRWGAMHTGIDIDGATGQAVRAADGGTVVSAGWDGGYGYAVQIRHDSGLYTFYAHMSRIAVDVGDAVAQGQVIGYVGSTGQSTGSHLHFEVRRCTSPGCAVPPLGFLP